A window from Fusarium musae strain F31 chromosome 8, whole genome shotgun sequence encodes these proteins:
- a CDS encoding hypothetical protein (EggNog:ENOG41) translates to MRLNILFAVGLATDFALASVCKPRSSASSSAVSIESVTSTIFATAPTTTVEVESTTATSANPSTTPTSTVDDETTTEATETATSTETSETVGLSTTVFETTDTAEAISTGTATTDTAATDASTTDEATTTAATTSPETTTADATTTTADTFVPIPTFNVLAIGAQVDGQKVSGEVETGNEIGWNLQGAPQILAFSIDPDTNQVIEIGGYYLCVRYTDKEIHPLMLCDPGTENNFIGGLSYVTCEQTRDRRLECSAPAGQCIDDPLTSFPICSAVPGTLTAFYTHPGMTTGTGLTMGREGNSPTTDTQSVDLGIEPASDDT, encoded by the exons ATGCGCCTCAACATCCTTTTTGCCGTCGGTCTTGCAACAGATTTTGCATTGGCCAGCGTTTGCAAACCACGATCCTCTGCCAGTTCTA GCGCTGTGTCTATCGAGAGTGTGACTTCGACCATTTTTGCCACTGCTCCAACAACGACTGTCGAAGTTGAATCAACGACTGCTACCTCTGCCAATCCGTCGACTACTCCCACGTCtactgttgatgatgagactaCAACCGAGGCTACAGAGACGGCCACTTCCACCGAAACATCCGAGACTGTCGGCTTATCGACTACTGTATTTGAGACAACAGACACTGCAGAGGCCATCTCAACAGGGACCGCCACTACTGATACTGCAGCCACGGATGCTTCTACCACTGATGAGGCTACAACCACTGCCGCGACTACATCTCCTGAGACAACCACAGCCGATGCTACTACCACAACCGCAGACACCTTCGTCCCCATCCCAACATTCAACGTCCTTGCTATCGGCGCGCAAGTCGACGGCCAAAAAGTCAGCGGCGAGGTAGAAACAGGCAACGAGATAGGATGGAACCTCCAAGGCGCACCGCAGATCCTCGCATTCTCCATCGACCCCGACACAAACCAAGTCATTGAAATCGGCGGATACTATCTGTGTGTCCGATACACCGACAAAGAAATCCACCCTCTCATGCTCTGTGATCCCGGCACCGAGAACAACTTCATAGGCGGGCTTTCTTATGTTACATGTGAGCAGACTCGCGATCGCAGGCTGGAGTGTTCGGCTCCTGCTGGCCAGTGTATAGACGACCCTCTTACTAGTTTTCCGATATGTTCGGCCGTTCCTGGGACGTTGACTGCATTCTATACGCATCCTGGTATGACGACGGGCACTGGTCTTACTATGGGACGGGAGGGCAACAGCCCTACTACCGATACGCAGTCTGTCGACCTTGGGATTGAACCTGCTTCTGATGATACATAG
- a CDS encoding hypothetical protein (EggNog:ENOG41): MIISSGLFVVARCIARYSIHKLGSDDVAIIVSLISSILLSTYIQLAIHHGYGMHKADLEKPDLRMALKMFFIAQTPYKATVCLNKVAAILLYLRLFVTKSFRVWSFVVLGVVVGYSIGGIAATIWQCVPIKGAWDKSVDAKCIDSNKFWVAYAVLNILTDVMVLALPIMPIMRLQTSRREKLLLCCIFLLGGFVTITSILRVTSVSNSLKNKKDMTWNFIDRGVWTLIEANLGIIAACLPVLRQPLGKIFPRIFGSTKKSSLYYTGPGGPAKGYNLSDIAARSPRPGIWKSDASRSEQIISVGGPQTEASRDSDERCIIADSVKGSDFGSELAAHRPVPSR; the protein is encoded by the exons ATGATCATTTCATCAGGTCTGTTTGTCGTTGCGAGATGTATTGCGCGGTACTCGATACACAAACTTGGATCAGACGATGTTGCCATTATTGTTTCTCTG ATATCCTCTATCCTTCTTTCGACGTACATACAACTTGCCATACACCACGGCTACGGAATGCACAAAGCCGATCTCGAAAAGCCCGATCTTCGAatggcgttgaagatgttcTTTATCGCTCAGACGCCATACAAAGCAACCGTCTGCCTCAACAAAGTCGCTGCGATCCTACTATATCTCCGACTATTTGTCACAAAATCGTTTCGTGTTTGGTCTTTCGTCGTGCTGGGAGTTGTAGTGGGATACAGTATTGGTGGTATTGCAGCGACAATTTGGCAATGCGTCCCCATCAAGGGCGCATGGGACAAGTCAGTGGATGCCAAATGCATCGACTCAAATAAGTTTTGGGTTGCCTACGCTGTCCTCAACATCTTGACCGACGTTATGGTCTTGGCTCTTCCGATTATGCCCATCATGAGGCTTCAGACCAGTAGACGGGAGAAACTCCTGCTCTGCtgcatctttcttctcggtGGATT TGTCACCATTACATCGATCCTCCGAGTAACATCCGTATCAAACTCTCTGAAGAATAAGAAAGACATGACCTGGAACTTTATTGATCGCGGCGTATGGACTCTTATCGAAGCTAACCTGGGAATCATCGCCGCATGTCTACCAGTGCTACGACAGCCTCTGGGCAAGATCTTCCCCCGCATTTTCGGATCTACCAAAAAGAGCTCCTTGTACTACACAGGGCCAGGTGGTCCTGCAAAAGGCTACAACTTGTCAGATATAGCTGCTCGAAGCCCTCGACCAGGTATTTGGAAGAGCGACGCATCTCGATCTGAACAAATTATTTCTGTTGGAGGACCGCAAACAGAAGCAAGTCGGGACAGCGACGAGCGTTGCATTATTGCCGATTCGGTGAAAGGGAGCGATTTTGGGAGTGAGCTGGCTGCTCACAGGCCCGTTCCAAGCAGATAG